The Streptomyces sp. NBC_01775 genome includes a region encoding these proteins:
- a CDS encoding SCO6880 family protein — translation MSTHAASSPTYGNWRRPRRPGLGPFGMIGTAVMFGGLVVTLLASLISVTAALVVLGPLALALVPLMLRTQDGRNAFQLIAVRIGWARRKAKGSTTYVAGPMSQRPAGRFQPPGLLGRMQMSEGRDAYDRDFGVLFHRSRNFYTIVLGCEPDGGSLVDPDQVDNWVASWGGWLARLSHETGLRGASVIVETAPDSGTRLANEVLPRLSPDAPPAARAVMEEVVEKYPSASSEMHTYITLTYGLPPAQKLKEEELITELATRIPGLLSGLVGAGGGVAYPLSAERIAEVVRVAYDPAVAGEVLNARAQYGGTGLEWGDAGPAACVEDVTSYQHDSGVSRTWMLTLAPRGTVRANVLRGLLEASPGTRRKRVALLYRPIDPATSARIVEADRRAAQFMATSGRGMVQARAASEMRATEQTAQEEATGAGLVEFSLMLTATVDADDELADVSAAMRNLQGAARLSMRPADRMQAAAFSCTLPVGILPWELTLIPRDLREAL, via the coding sequence ATGTCAACCCATGCCGCGTCGAGTCCCACGTATGGGAACTGGCGCCGGCCGAGGCGGCCGGGGCTGGGCCCCTTCGGCATGATCGGCACCGCCGTCATGTTCGGCGGACTCGTCGTGACGCTGCTGGCCTCACTGATCTCGGTCACCGCCGCGCTGGTCGTGCTGGGCCCCCTGGCCCTCGCACTCGTACCGCTGATGCTCCGGACTCAGGACGGGCGCAACGCCTTCCAGTTGATCGCCGTGCGCATCGGCTGGGCCCGCCGTAAGGCCAAGGGCTCGACCACCTACGTCGCGGGACCGATGTCGCAGCGGCCCGCCGGGCGGTTCCAGCCGCCCGGGCTGCTCGGCCGGATGCAGATGTCCGAGGGCAGGGACGCGTACGACCGTGACTTCGGCGTGCTGTTCCACCGCAGCCGCAACTTCTACACCATCGTGCTGGGCTGCGAACCCGACGGCGGTTCCCTGGTCGACCCGGACCAGGTGGACAACTGGGTCGCCTCGTGGGGCGGATGGCTGGCCAGGCTCTCGCACGAAACGGGGCTCCGCGGCGCCTCCGTCATCGTCGAGACGGCGCCCGACTCGGGCACCCGGCTCGCGAACGAGGTCCTGCCGCGCCTCTCCCCCGACGCTCCGCCCGCAGCTCGTGCCGTGATGGAGGAGGTCGTCGAGAAGTATCCGTCGGCCTCCTCCGAGATGCACACGTACATCACGCTCACCTACGGCCTCCCCCCGGCGCAGAAGCTCAAGGAGGAGGAGCTCATCACCGAACTCGCCACCCGCATCCCGGGACTGCTCTCCGGGCTGGTCGGCGCGGGCGGCGGAGTCGCCTACCCGCTGTCGGCCGAGCGCATCGCCGAGGTCGTACGGGTGGCCTACGACCCCGCCGTCGCGGGTGAGGTCCTCAACGCCCGTGCGCAGTACGGCGGCACGGGGCTGGAGTGGGGCGATGCCGGTCCGGCCGCCTGCGTGGAGGATGTCACCTCCTACCAGCACGATTCCGGGGTCTCGCGGACCTGGATGCTCACCCTCGCGCCCCGCGGCACCGTACGGGCCAACGTGCTGCGCGGCCTGCTGGAGGCTTCGCCCGGCACCCGTCGTAAGCGCGTGGCACTGCTCTACCGGCCCATCGACCCCGCGACCTCGGCCCGCATCGTGGAGGCCGACCGGCGGGCGGCCCAGTTCATGGCCACCTCCGGACGCGGCATGGTCCAGGCACGGGCCGCCTCCGAGATGCGCGCGACCGAGCAGACGGCACAGGAGGAGGCGACCGGTGCCGGACTGGTGGAGTTCTCGCTGATGCTCACCGCCACCGTCGACGCCGACGACGAACTGGCCGATGTCAGCGCGGCCATGCGCAACCTCCAGGGAGCGGCACGGCTGTCGATGCGCCCGGCCGACCGGATGCAGGCGGCGGCCTTCAGCTGCACCCTCCCCGTCGGAATTCTCCCGTGGGAGCTCACACTGATCCCGCGCGATCTCCGGGAGGCGCTGTGA